In a genomic window of Erigeron canadensis isolate Cc75 chromosome 5, C_canadensis_v1, whole genome shotgun sequence:
- the LOC122599814 gene encoding nitrile-specifier protein 5: MAVTQGKWVKLNQKGTSPGARSSHAVTIVGEKAYAFGGEFKPRVPVDNYLYVFDLNEQTWSIAEVTGDTPPPRVGVTMASIGETIYVFGGRDATHAELNELYSFDTCTNTWTLLSTGDTGPAHRSYHSVATDDRRMYIFGGCGVAGRLNDLWAYDVVDKTWSKFPLPGDNLKGRGGPGLGEVGGKIWVVYGFAGMEVDDVHFFDLATEKWTQVETTGEKPTPRSVFSTVAVGKYIYVCGGEIDPSDLGHLGAGRFTHEVYALDTETLVWKRVEDGSSGGDHPGPRGWCAFSAGRRDGKEGLLVYGGNSPSNDRLDDIYFFTPNLD; encoded by the exons atggctGTAACACAAGGCAAATGGGTTAAG TTGAACCAAAAAGGAACCAGTCCTGGTGCAAGAAGTTCACATGCAGTCACCATTGTTGGAGAAAAAGCTTATGCCTTTGGTGGCGAGTTCAAACCCCGTGTCCCTGTGGACAACTATCTCTACGTCTTTGATCTTAACGAGCAAACTTGGTCCATAGCTGAAGTAACCGGTGATACTCCCCCACCACGAGTTGGTGTGACCATGGCTTCCATTGGTGAGACCATATATGTGTTTGGTGGTAGAGATGCCACACATGCAGAGCTCAACGAGCTCTATTCTTTTGACACTTGTACAAACACATGGACCCTACTATCAACTGGGGACACTGGGCCTGCTCACCGTAGCTACCACTCGGTAGCCACGGATGATCGCCGTATGTATATATTTGGCGGATGTGGTGTTGCTGGTCGGCTTAATGATTTGTGGGCTTATGATGTTGTTGACAAAACATGGTCCAAGTTTCCTTTACCCGGAGATAATCTCAAAGGCAGAGGTGGGCCTGGGCTCGGAGAGGTTGGAGGGAAAATCTGGGTGGTTTATGGTTTTGCAGGTATGGAGGTTGATGACGTGCATTTCTTTGACCTGGCCACCGAAAAGTGGACCCAGGTAGAAACAACGGGTGAAAAACCAACTCCTAGAAGTGTGTTTTCAACTGTTGCTGTCGGAAAatacatttatgtgtgtggTGGAGAAATAGACCCTAGTGATTTAGGTCATTTGGGTGCAGGGAGGTTCACGCACGAGGTCTATGCATTGGACACAGAGACACTTGTGTGGAAGCGTGTGGAGGACGGTTCTAGTGGCGGGGATCACCCTGGTCCACGAGGGTGGTGTGCATTTTCGGCTGGGAGGCGTGATGGAAAAGAGGGGTTGTTGGTGTATGGTGGCAATTCACCGAGCAATGATCGGTTAGACGACATTTACTTTTTTACCCCTAACTTGGATTAA
- the LOC122600159 gene encoding NAD-dependent protein deacetylase SRT1-like codes for MSLGYAEKLSYKEDVGDVGMSEFFDSPEVLQKKINQLAKMIKKSKHLVAFTGAGISTSCGIPDFRGPKGIWTLQREGKDLPEASLPFHCAAPGITHMALVELERAGILKFVISQNVDSLHLRSGIPRHKLSELHGNSFREVCPSCGTEYLRDFEVETIGLKETSRRCCDPKCGAKLKDSVLDWEDELPPTEMDAAEKHCRMADIVLCLGTSLQITPACNLPLKSVRKGGKMVIVNLQKTPKDNKASVVLRGFVDKVMAGVLQLLNMHIHAYVRVDLFQIIFNHSRCTTESKYIKWSLKVISVHGEKAPLPCIESVVVTFPERPELKTAVLCQQPFLLKRETLKTRPLHMVLWVNFIEGCGCQFTSIDFPVNFEASEDDIIQDKDIVIQQLRDQANEGQYCGQSSIVDRKVLLDSGKTISTYAVATNIAQYNGLPSKTSDISGFYNKVSGERKKVDLDSGIDISTDSMPLKKVRVH; via the exons ATGTCACTAGGATACGCAGAGAAGCTTTCTTATAAAGAAGATGTTGGGGATGTTGGAATGTCAGAATTTTTTGATTCTCCAGAAGTCTTgcaaaaaaaa ATTAATCAACTTGCAAAGATGATCAAAAAG AGTAAGCATCTGGTGGCATTTACAGGTGCAGGAATATCAACTTCTTGCGGGATACCTGATTTTCGCGGCCCAAAAGGAATTTGGACTCTTCAG CGTGAGGGCAAAGATCTGCCAGAAGCTTCTTTGCCATTTCATTGTGCAGCACCGGGTATTACTCATATGGCTTTGGTTGAACTGGAACGGGCTGGTATCTTGAAGTTTGTTATTAGCCAG AATGTGGATAGCCTTCATCTCCGTTCTGGGATACCAAGGCACAAGCTTTCAGAACTGCATGGAAATTCATTTAGAGAGGTTTGCCCTTCATGTGGAACAGA GTACTTGCGAGATTTTGAAGTGGAAACTATAGGTTTGAAGGAGACATCAAGACGTTGTTGTGATCCAAAATGTGGGGCAAAACTCAAGGACTCTGTTCTTGACTGGGAG GATGAACTACCTCCTACAGAGATGGATGCAGCAGAAAAACATTGCCGAATGGCAGATATTGTGTTATGTTTGGGGACTAG TTTGCAGATAACCCCTGCATGCAATCTCCCTTTAAAGTCTGTACGTAAAGGAGGAAAGATGGTTATTGTCAACCTTCAG AAAACTCCGAAAGACAATAAAGCAAGTGTGGTCCTCCGTGGTTTTGTTGACAAG GTAATGGCTGGAGTATTGCAGCTTCTCAATATGCATATTCATGCGTATGTTCGAGTGGATCTTTTTCAGATAATCTTTAATCATTCCCGATGTACCACAG AgtcaaagtatataaaatggtCCCTCAAAGTTATTAGTGTTCATGGCGAAAAAGCTCCCTTGCCATGTATTGAATCTGTGGTG GTTACATTTCCAGAGAGACCAGAGCTGAAAACTGCTGTCCTATGCCAACAACCATTTTTGCTGAAAAG GGAAACGCTTAAAACTAGACCCCTTCACATGGTTTTGTGGGTTAACTTCATTGAAGGTTGTGGTTGTCAGTTTACCAGCATTGATTTTCCAGTTAATTTTGAG GCATCAGAAGACGACATCATCCAAGACAAGGATATTGTTATTCAGCAACTTAGAGACCAAGCAAATGAAGGTCAATATTGTGGGCAGTCATCTATAGTTGATAGAAAAGTCCTTTTAGACTCCGGGAAAACAATTTCTACATATGCTGTTGCTACAAACATCGCTCAGTACAATGGATTACCTTCAAAAACCTCTGATATATCTGGGTTCTATAACAAGGTTAGTGGAGAAAGGAAAAAAGTCGACCTTGATAGTGGTATAGATATTTCTACCGACAGCATGCCTTTGAAGAAAGTGCGAGTTCATTAG